A window of the Vicingus serpentipes genome harbors these coding sequences:
- a CDS encoding T9SS type A sorting domain-containing protein → MLVTFWFSNSKGQINPQSSPYLADGSYTVVSDSDMTAISVPLLIYRPQNQGNYPVFMFQLGANSVGSSVINRHTYDLFMKHIASYGFVVIVIDDSQAGFPNGGSFTAAHDWFKSEVSNQSHWLSSYADPTTLIIGGHSNGGVNASALLVNRPTEISGIVFMDSYPSGGIFGLGAHNVSNYAGKVLTMAAGENDPTSNKEGWDKFSSSSCKTYVNIDGLDHGGFGDYVLASQPVGSIGRADATATIRHFLVSWMLSEFKNDDEAANNLTNTSNQPNTVAEFENNCGIFTSLNNYSNYEEFKVYPIPANALLNISAKDEIESISLFDLQGKLIKTAIGNLNSIDISELNKGIYILQVTTNFSIFSKKVIKD, encoded by the coding sequence ATGCTCGTTACTTTTTGGTTTAGTAATTCAAAAGGCCAAATAAACCCGCAAAGCAGCCCATATTTAGCTGATGGTTCTTATACAGTTGTATCAGATTCAGATATGACGGCTATTTCAGTACCTTTATTAATATATCGTCCTCAAAATCAAGGAAATTATCCTGTATTTATGTTTCAGTTGGGAGCAAATTCAGTTGGGAGTTCAGTTATTAATAGACATACTTACGACTTGTTTATGAAGCATATAGCTTCTTATGGGTTTGTTGTAATTGTAATAGATGATTCTCAAGCGGGTTTTCCAAACGGAGGGTCTTTTACTGCTGCTCATGATTGGTTTAAATCAGAAGTTTCAAATCAAAGTCATTGGCTTAGTTCTTATGCAGATCCTACAACGCTTATTATTGGAGGCCATTCAAATGGAGGGGTTAATGCTTCGGCTTTGTTAGTTAACCGACCTACTGAAATAAGTGGAATTGTTTTTATGGATTCATATCCAAGTGGAGGTATTTTTGGTTTGGGAGCTCACAATGTTTCCAATTATGCCGGTAAAGTATTAACTATGGCTGCAGGAGAGAATGATCCAACATCAAATAAAGAAGGATGGGATAAGTTTTCGAGTTCATCTTGTAAAACATATGTAAATATCGATGGTCTAGATCACGGAGGATTTGGAGATTATGTGCTAGCTAGCCAACCCGTTGGTTCTATAGGGAGAGCCGATGCAACAGCTACAATTAGGCATTTTTTGGTGAGCTGGATGTTGAGTGAATTCAAAAACGATGATGAAGCAGCCAATAATTTAACGAACACATCAAACCAACCTAATACAGTTGCTGAATTTGAAAATAATTGTGGAATTTTTACTTCATTAAACAACTATTCAAATTATGAAGAGTTCAAGGTTTATCCTATTCCTGCCAATGCTTTATTAAATATATCTGCTAAAGATGAGATAGAAAGTATTTCATTATTCGATTTACAAGGCAAACTCATTAAAACTGCAATTGGGAATTTAAATTCGATAGATATATCAGAACTCAATAAAGGAATATATATTCTTCAGGTTACTACTAATTTTTCTATATTTTCTAAAAAAGTGATTAAAGACTAA